AGACCGACATTTTCGCCACCGGGCTGGCCAACTCGCTGTTCGCCATGCAACTGGTCCAGTTCGTGGAGCGCGAGTTCGGCATTGAGATCGGCGCCGAAGATCTGGAACTGGAGAATTTCCGCACCATCCGCCGCATCGCCGCCCTGGTCGCCCGCAAGCGCCAGGCGGAGGTGGCGGCGTGACGATGTCCTT
The DNA window shown above is from Azospirillaceae bacterium and carries:
- a CDS encoding acyl carrier protein produces the protein MHDVHSATTDTVARITGFMARALDHGAIDAETDIFATGLANSLFAMQLVQFVEREFGIEIGAEDLELENFRTIRRIAALVARKRQAEVAA